A genomic window from Aethina tumida isolate Nest 87 chromosome 4, icAetTumi1.1, whole genome shotgun sequence includes:
- the LOC126265266 gene encoding protein Cep78 homolog — MTESAKSSARVNTKPVNVFYVWYAELCRRLNSSPAPIVKPTRNKCKTVLDFVADRLKLEDWSPVINALRHDTSLHVINIRSRISKCAFLHDVDTEEKAKKLKRKYGTLWTAYILKNLLRSLSCSIKNTQVLTCLELDGLPLFSEYLEPLLQALKKNGTVKSLSFSNCPINDLGCELVCSYLRYTPNVEIVNLSAVGLTPVSGKHLAKLIKFQQINRYCESWHRSLRYENPNSTTMRGIKRISLNRNEELGDEGVSYILNELEDDLWIKALDLQKCGITEQLANKIIDLLAYAKSLEIIDLRQNEKVNPQTINTIFQILKDKQSEDFEPEYQWCNTAQTISFNSLGSSSDFSLTDNKSMLSVHKMKLSESKNKIKEENERDAKSVHSLWPSSSRKNINEKNKIRINPQVIYEPTRRKKILEIKKCLNDYKNGDNVQDTFKKVNNFKTIVSPIEKFKSGINSNLMLKNVEANGVKPKKENSKKSHRINKKSKFPMEYNGTVKTKEIKKECEKFADNNTDDISQNIQENGVQKILESKLLKASHDHKNGINGINPANGFCDPSNLFEKLMKSCTALDDTVDEDEGLLNILKASEPKNNVREILTSQTSLIHCMDNLEIERSNEKYKTKTNHPM; from the coding sequence ATGACCGAATCGGCAAAATCAAGCGCCAGAGTTAATACAAAACCCGTGaatgtattttatgtttggTACGCCGAATTGTGTCGCCGTTTAAATAGCAGTCCAGCGCCAATTGTTAAACCTACGAGGAATAAGTGCAAAACGGTATTGGATTTTGTGGCAGATAGACTAAAGTTGGAAGACTGGAGTCCAGTTATAAATGCTTTACGTCATGATACTAGTCTTCACGTCATTAATATAAGAAGTAGAATTAGTAAGTGTGCATTTTTACATGATGTTGATACAGaagaaaaagcaaaaaaattaaaacgaaaatatgGAACACTATGGACGGCGtacatacttaaaaatttacttaggTCACTTTCTTGTTCCATTAAGAATACTCAAGTATTGACTTGCTTGGAACTAGATGGTTTACCATTATTTAGCGAATATCTTGAACCACTCTTGCAAGCCTTGAAAAAGAATGGTACTGTAAAATCATTATCATTTTCAAATTGTCCCATTAATGATTTGGGATGTGAATTGGTATGTTCGTATTTAAGATATACACCTAACgtagaaatagttaatttatcaGCAGTTGGTTTAACCCCAGTAAGTGGCAAACATTTagcaaaactaattaaatttcaacaaattaatagaTATTGTGAAAGTTGGCATAGATCTTTGAGGTATGAGAACCCCAATAGTACTACTATGAGGGGTATTAAAAGAATATCTTTAAACCGTAATGAAGAACTCGGAGATGAAGGCGTATCTTATATATTAAACGAACTTGAAGATGATTTGTGGATAAAAGCATTAGATTTGCAAAAATGTGGTATAACTGAACAACTagcaaacaaaattattgatttattagcCTATGCAAAATCATTAGAGATAATAGATTTAAGACAAAATGAAAAGGTAAACCCTCaaacaattaatacaattttccaAATACTAAAAGATAAACAGTCTGAAGATTTCGAACCCGAATATCAATGGTGTAATACTGCCCAAACTATATCGTTTAATTCCCTTGGTAGTTCATCTGACTTTTCATTGACCGATAACAAATCCATGCTATCTGTTCACAAGATGAAGTTATCTGaaagtaaaaacaaaattaaagaagaaaatgaaCGAGATGCTAAAAGTGTACATTCGCTTTGGCCAAGTTCTTCTCGAAAGAATAtaaacgaaaaaaataaaataagaataaaccCACAAGTTATTTATGAACCGACTAGACGAAAAAAAATACTAGAgatcaaaaaatgtttaaatgattACAAAAATGGAGATAATGTACaagatacatttaaaaaagtcaataattttaaaacaatagtaagtccaatagaaaaattcaaatctggaataaattccaatttaaTGCTGAAAAATGTGGAAGCAAATGGAGTGAAGCCTAAAAAGGAAAACTCCAAAAAATCtcacagaataaataaaaaatcaaaatttccaATGGAATATAATGGTACCGTAAAAACTAAGGAAATTAAGAAGGAATGTGAAAAATTTGCTGATAACAATACTGATGATATATCACAGAATATTCAAGAGAATGGAGTtcagaaaattttagaaagtAAATTACTTAAAGCCAGTCATGATCATAAAAATGGTATAAATGGTATTAATCCTGCGAATGGTTTTTGCGATCCGTCAAACTTGTTTGAGAAATTGATGAAGAGTTGTACAGCCTTAGACGACACTGTTGATGAAGATGAAggccttttaaatattttgaaagcttcagaacctaaaaataatgttcGAGAGATATTAACTAGTCAAACATCACTAATACATTGTATGGACAATCTTGAAATAGAAAGgagtaatgaaaaatataaaactaaaaccaATCACccaatgtaa